Genomic segment of Bacteroidota bacterium:
AAATACATTAAAATCTACTTTGGATATAATACCATTTACCCGGCCCTCTTCGCTATGTTGCCAGAAAGACCAGTTACGACTGATACGCGGCTGGTTGTATTCATAATAATGTGCTGCCCATAGCATATACTTATCAAACTCACTGCCGAGATACTGTTTATAAAAACCTACATTGGTATAAATGATGGGTGTTACTCCATAATAATTTTCAATAGTTATCAGCCACTGTTTTACTTCTTTTTTTAAGGCTGCGCCGGTTGATCCATTAAGTTGTTCAATATCCAGTACCGGCGGCAGGTCGCCGGGCTGCAGATCAACATTATCAATAAAATTCTGCGCCTGCATCATTCCATCCTTTGATGCAATAAAAAAATGATAGGCTCCGCGAATAAGCCCCGCTGCTTTTGATTTTTTCCAGTTGCGGCGAAACTGCGGGTCTGCATTACCAATGCCTTCAGTTGCTTTTATAAATGCGAACTTTATAGAAATATTTTTCACCCGCATTTCTTTTACTGCATCCCAGGCGATCATCTGCTGGTAACGGCTTACATCTATTCCATGTACAGCATATTGTTCAGGAATTGCAATTCCGAATTCTTTATACTTTACAAAACGGGCTTTACGTAATTGCAGCCATTCGATAGTATAAAGGATTCCCAATGTGAGCAGGCCTAATGCAATAAATAAGATGAGTCCAAGTCGCCATTTTTTATATCCTTTTCTTTTTGCCAAGTGGTGTTTGTGGTTTAGCGGACAAATATACTTAGCAGGTCATTTTCATTTCGTTAAATTCACTTTTGAAATAAAACTAAATGCTGCGACTGTTCTGGAAAATATGGTGGAAGCTCGGAGGTTGGAAACTGAAAGGTAATTTTCCCTATCACATAAAAAAAATGATGCTGATCGTTGGGCCGCATACAAGCTGGAGAGATATTCTTGTCGGCTTTGCAGTAAGGGAGCAGCTAAAGATCAGGAATGCGAAATTCCTGGGAAAGAAAGAATTATTTGATGGGCCGTTTGGCTGGCTGTTTCGCTGGCTGGGCGGTGTACCGGTTGACCGCTTCAGCAGACATGGCGCCGTAGAACAGGTAACAGAACTATTTAATAAAAACAATGAGTTCATTGTAGCGATGTCACCCGAAGGGACAAGAAAAAAAGTAGATAAACTAAGAACGGGCTTTTATCATATTGCCAAACAGGCAAAGGTTCCGATACAAATGGTGGGGTTTGATTTTAGTAAGAAAGAAGTTATATCTGCTGAGCCGTTTTATCCCGGTGATGATGAAGCCGCCGACTTTAAACATATCATTGATTTTTTTGCACCGATCAAAGGGGCAAAACCTGAGCAGGGTTTGGGGCATCTGAAAGCAACTAACAACTAATGGTAAATTATTAATTATTGGTTGGTTTTTTACACAGTTCATGTTGGCTGTAGATTTAGTCCTTGATAGATGCTAAGCTATCAATCGTCCTATAAAGGTTGAGTAAGCTGTCTTGTCTTACTAAACGATATTTTTGAAAATCTTTTTCCAATAAAGGGAAGTCGCAATTACTAAATTTTGTTGTGTCGTAAACAATAGGCATATCTCTATTACTGATTAGCCCCTCAATCTGAGGTCGAAACCTATTGTTAACGTGAAGTCGGTACTGGTCTATAAATTGTTTTTTGTCAACTACGTAAGTGTACCATATCCGGATGTCGCTAGAGCGAGGAAATCTCTCCATACTTTTAACCTTCCCAACGGTCAGAGCCTTGTTCCTTATCAAACTCTTCTGCGCTCTATTTAAAAAATAAAACACAACAAGCATAACGAAAAGCATAAAGACTAAAAACTTCAAAACATCTTTATGCCTTTTTTGAAGTGTCAAGTTTCTATTGTTTGAGAATTATAGTCGTTAAAAAATTTACAGCCAACTCATAAATATACGCAATAGCTGGTATAAAATTTCTATGACAATCAACAGATTTTTTTATTTCAGCATTATAACGCCCATGCGAAATTACAGGATTAAGTATTTTTTGAAGTAACAATCAATTCACAAAAACCTCATCTGTAAAAATCCATCCTCTATCTCCTTTGCCCGGATGCCATTTAGGTAATTTTGCAACAGGCACAGCAACTACTTTAATGTACTTAACAGTTGCAGTATTGAATTTTACTTCAAATCCTTTTTGATAAGATGGCTTGACCATTGCCGGTTGTTCGGGAATGATGCGGCCAAGCAATTTCAATTTCTTTGATTCATCACCACCCCAGACTTCTATTGATTGCGGAGGCATGATATAACCACCAATATCAATCAATGAACTCATTGTTATACTGGAGATCTCTGAGGGTTGATTAAAGATCAGTAATGCTTCCATTTTATTCTGCCGGAATGCTACCCACTTACCACTACGGAAACTATTATTTCCTTTAACAAGATCGATCAGTGTTTTATTCTTTGCATCTTTATATTGTTCATCAGGTGGTAATAAATGAATAACTGAGTCAGGCTTGTATTTGGCAGCGTAAAAATAATTTTCCGTTATATCACTGCTGTACCAACCGGGTTTGTATGCTTTGGCTTTTAACTGAACATTTTTGCTGATGGTAACATCAGTATTATAAACCGGAGATTTTAAACTGTCTGGTTCAGTGCCATCTAATGTGTAGCGAATAGTAACGCCGTTGATATAATGTTTTAGCTTCAACGCAACAGGTTTTGTAATTATCTGTTCTTCGTTTTGTAAAACTGGTGCAGTTAATTTTAATGTGAGTGTATCACCGCGGAAACCGGTTTCAATTGCAAGATTCTTATTAGCTTGCTGTAATTGTTTGAGTTCATCATCTTTTATTCCTGTGCTCCATAGAAACAATTTAGATAGTTGTGGTAATGATACGATCTTTTTTACATCACCCATATTTAACTGATTGCCAGAAAGAGTAAGTTGTTTCAATTCTTTCAGCTTATTAAGTTCATCAAGGTTTGTTCCTTTGATACCTGTAAAAGAAAGGTTCAGTTTTCTTAATTGAGTTAATTGGCCAATTGTTTTTAAATCTTCATCCTTCAATGGCATTTTATTCAGGTTAAGAGAAACCAGTTGTTGTTTTACAGAAAGCAGATCTTTTAAAGCATCGGAGTTGAATTGTGATGCGCTAAAAAGTTCTGCACCCAATGCCGGCGACCCTTTTGCTAATGGATAAACGATCCGGTAATTATTATTTAACGATTTTATTTTGCTTTCATCTGCTGCTGCAAAATCATAATCATCTGTTTCGATCGTAGTAAAAATTCTGTTTGCAATTTTTCTTAGATCAGATTCGGGTTCCAGCTCCGTTACTTTAATTTTAAAATCAGCACCACTCTTTATCCAGTTGCTCAACACGGCCATTTCATCATCAGTTAATTGTGGCTTGCCTTGTGGTGGCATATGTTTTTTTGTTTCAAGCGGCAGGTGAATTCTTTTCAGGAGCAATCCAAAGTCGGCTGATGTTGAGTCCCATAATTTTCCGGTCTTACCACCTTTTAGCAAAAGCTCCTCCGTTTCCATTACCAGGTCACCTTTTGCTTTTTTGTTGTTGTGGCAACCCATGCATTTGGTTTGGAGAATGGGTTTAACCAGATCATTAAATACGATTGCATCTTCCAGCAACACCTGTTGCTGTTTTTTCTCCGGCATAATAGGAGCCAATAAAAAATTTTGTCCATGTGTAATGCCAGCACCCTGGTGCCCGGTGAATATAATAGCAGCAAAAGTGATCGCAGCTCCTGTAATTGTTATTGCGTTTGATCTTTGTAACTGGTTTCTGAAACCATACCACGCCAGCATTATAAGCGAAACAATTATGCCACTC
This window contains:
- a CDS encoding glycoside hydrolase family 25 protein, with amino-acid sequence MAKRKGYKKWRLGLILFIALGLLTLGILYTIEWLQLRKARFVKYKEFGIAIPEQYAVHGIDVSRYQQMIAWDAVKEMRVKNISIKFAFIKATEGIGNADPQFRRNWKKSKAAGLIRGAYHFFIASKDGMMQAQNFIDNVDLQPGDLPPVLDIEQLNGSTGAALKKEVKQWLITIENYYGVTPIIYTNVGFYKQYLGSEFDKYMLWAAHYYEYNQPRISRNWSFWQHSEEGRVNGIISKVDFNVFNGDSTAFIDLLID
- a CDS encoding acyltransferase → MRLFWKIWWKLGGWKLKGNFPYHIKKMMLIVGPHTSWRDILVGFAVREQLKIRNAKFLGKKELFDGPFGWLFRWLGGVPVDRFSRHGAVEQVTELFNKNNEFIVAMSPEGTRKKVDKLRTGFYHIAKQAKVPIQMVGFDFSKKEVISAEPFYPGDDEAADFKHIIDFFAPIKGAKPEQGLGHLKATNN